The genomic segment AGGTATGGACGTGCCTGAAGGACTCGCGGATCTTGGCCTGCGCCCCATCCAACAGCGCCGCGGACCTGCTGTGCCAGCGCCTCATCAAGGACATCCCCGCCCGGCACGTCTACAGGATCATGGCCAGCTCCAGGAGCTACCAGGAGGTGCCTGCAGACATCCGGGTAGGTCTGCGCCCCGTCTCCAtctccgtccccgtcccccggCGAGGGGCGGCCATCCCACCCAACGCCACCTTTCAGCCCTGCTGCAACTGGGACGGCGACCGGCAGTGCTACGTGTACCCGAGCAGGACGCGCCTGGCGCAGTACCGGGTCCTGGTCACCACCCTGGTGACGGCGGGCAGGTGCGAGGGGCCGGACCAGGGCCAAGCGGGAGGGCACGGCGGTCCCGGAGccgcagggagaggaggggggagggatggggcggccggggccatcgccgctcccctctccccccaggcTGGCGTCGGCCAACTTCCCACCGGGACACTTCACCCACGTCTTCATCGACGAGTGCGGCCACGCGGCCGAGCCGGAGAGCGTGGTGGCCGTGGCGGGTGAGTGGTGCCGCGTGTGCCCCGTGCTGCCCGGCGCGCCACCACCGCCACGCCGGCGctgagccctgcctctgcccaggcaTCCTCGCCGCCGTGGACCCGGACACCAACCCCGGCGGGGGGCAGCTGGTGCTGGCCGGGGACCCCCAGCAGCTCGGCCCCGTGCTGCGGTCGCCGCTGGCCGCCGAGCACGGCTTaggtgagcagggcagggggacagCACTGGGACCtgccgtggtggtggtggtggtgtcacCATGTGCCATGGCGGTGGTGGGGCCGGGAGTGATGGTGTCACCATGCACCATGGTGGCAGCGGTGGTCCAGGAGTGTTGGTGTCATCACATgccatggtggtggtggtgggtctGGGAGTGATGGTGTCACCACGTGCCATGGTGGCGGTGGTGGGTCCGGGAGTGACGGTGTCCCCACGCGCAGGCACCTCGCTGCTGGAGCGGCTGATGCGGCACAACCCCCTCTACGCCAAGGCGGACGGCGGGTACGACCCGCGCTTCGTCACCAAGCTGCTGTGGAACTACAGGTGGGGACGGGCAGGGGCCGAGGGACGTCCCGGCCGCATGGGACGGCGGACAcatcccccccgccaccgccgccgccgcccagccctGCCTCCCGCCGCCAGGTCGCACGCGGCCATCCTCAAGGTGCCCAACGAGCTCTTCTACGAGAGCGAGCTGAAGGCCTGCGGCAGCCACCCGCGCGACACCCGGGGCCTCTACTGCGCCTGGCAGGAGCTGCCCCGGAAGGTGAGGCCGGgcgggcgcccgcggggccgtGGCAGCTCCCAGCTCCCGACTCCCGGCTCCCGCCTCCCTCCGCCCCCAGGGCTTCCCCATCATCTTCCACGGCGTCTCCGGGGAGGACAAGCGGGAGGCCAGGAGCCCCTCGTTCTTCAACACGGCCGAGATCGAGGTCCTGCTCGGCTACCTCAAGAAGCTGCTGCAGGGCGGGGGCAAGGGCGGCtgccccgccgcctcgcccgcggACGTCGGCGTCATCTCGCCCTACCGGAAGCAGGTggggccgggcgggagccgccggcgcgcgcgggggggggggctccccgctccgctccgcttcACGCACCGCTCCGCCCAGGTGGAGAAGATCCGCAAAGCCGTCACCTCCCTGGACGCCGACCTGCGGAAGCTGCCGGACATCGGCCTGCTGAAGGTGCGGCGGGAGggacgggggcgcggggggcccagGGCGGCTGCGgcccgcgcgggcggcggcgcccggcctcaccccgccgcgctgcccaggTGGGCTCCGTGGAGGAGTTCCAGGGCCAGGAGCGGCGCGTGGTCCTCATCTCCACCGTGCGCAGCTGCAGCGAGTACCTCCGCCTCGACGAGACCTTCAAGCTGGGCTTCCTCAAGAACCCCAAGGTGCCGCGGTGCCCCGGGGCGCCCGCGTCCCCGCGGAGAGGCCGCGGGAGCCGGCTGCCGCCGGGGTAAAGCCCTCGCTCTTGTTCTTCTCTCCTGCAGAGGCTCAACGTAGCCATCACCAGGGCCAAGGCGCTGCTCATCGTGGTGGGCAACCCTGCTGTCCTCAGCAAGGACCGCCACTGGCGCAGGTAAGCCTGGCTCGGCTGCCTCCTGGCCCTCACCTGCGGCGAGTTTGGGGCTCTCCTGCCTTTGCACGCCAGGCGGGGAAGGGCGGCGCTGGAGCTTCTTGCAAGAGCAGCAACGCACCGAGGTGCTGCCCATGCGCACATTGCACAGTGTTGGTGCTCGTTGCAAGAGCGGCAACGTGCCAAGGTGCCACCTGCATGCCCGTTGCACAGCGTTGGTGCTCGTtgcaaaagcagcaacatgcCGAGGTGCCACCTGCATGCCCGTTGCACAGCGTTGGTGCTCGTTGCAAGAGCAGCAACGTGCCAAGGTGCCACCTGCATGCCCATTGCACAGTGTTGGTGCTCGTTGCAAGAGCAGCAATGTGCCGAGGTGCCACCTGCATGCCCATTGCACAGTGTTGGTGCTCGTTGCAAGAGCAGCAACGTGCCGAGGTGCCACCTGCATGCCCGTTGCACAGCGTTGGTGCTCGTtgcaaaagcagcaacatgcCGAGGTGCCACCTGCATGCCCATTGCACAGCATTGGTGCTCGTTGCAAGAGCGGCAACGTGCCAGGCAGCCACCCATGCGCCCATTGCTCTGCACCTGCCAGGTTTCTCGCGTACTGCAAGGAGGAGGGCGGCTACACGGGCTACCCCTGCGAGGAGGAGAGCGCGGAGGAGGATGGCCTGGCCACCGAGCTCGACTCCCTCCGCTTGAGCAACTAGCGACCAGGTACGCGAGGGCCGGGACCCGCGTGGCGAGCACCCGGACCCCTGCGCTCGCCCCAGCCTGCAGCGACGTCCCGCTCTCCCCTGCCTCGCTCCCTGGGGGCGTTCAGCGCCCCGGGCAGATGCGGCCCGCATGGGGGGTCCCCGCCGCTGCTGGCCCAGCCCGGCACGGGCAGACGAGTGCCCGCCGTGCCCTGCTGCGCCGTGCTCGGCACGAAGCGGTTTTGGACGGGGCCACGCTCTGCGGCCGACCCGCAGACGTTGCACCCCCGAGCGGCATCGCTCGGCGCACGGAGCTGCAAGGGGCGCGCAGCTCCCACGACAGCCGCATCCCGTTCGCAGACAGCGGAAGGCGGTTTCGGCAGGCCGGAGCAGGAGCGCCCAGCCgcactgccccggtgcaccggcggcggctccgcgagcTGGCGCAAGCACCGCGGCACGcgctgccttcccttccccgcaATAAAGGCTTAGAGACAACCGCCGCCTTGGTTTTgcccgcccggccgcgctccGGCCTCCGCCCCTGCTCGTGCCCTTCCCGAACTGCCCCCGGCACGGGAGGGAGCCCAGTGGCCCCCGCGCTGCGGCAGGGCCATGGCGCCCGCGCGGGCTCGGCACCGGGCACTGGGGCCACGGACCTGGCCGAGCTGGAAGGATGCCACGCCAGCAGGGTTGCCACTACCAAAATACCAGTTTGCATTTATTCTCCCAGTTACACAGCTTGATTTACTGGTGCCGAGTCCACAGTCAGTTCAGCCTTAAAGAGCGCCGAGGCCTTACGCTGCTCGAGGGCTGGGAGGAGGCGCTGGCGGGTCCGGGGAGCCGAGCgtttcaggcagcagcaggactCCGTGCAAAGGCGGCTCCACGCGGCTCTGCCTGCGGACCGGCATGGAAACCGCCCCGGCGAGTCCGCGCCGACAGCCAGTGCACGGGAGGGGGCACCGAGCCCGCACCCACGGGCCCTCCGGGGCCCCGACCCGCTCCGAGCCTGGCACGGCCAGGCGCCGACACGCTAGGTTCCTGCTCGGACGTCAGGCTCCCCCCGCGCCGGTGCCGATGCCGATGCCGTGGgcgggggacgggacggggcggggcggTCGCCGGCCGCTCACAGCAGCGGGCAGCCTTTGCGCTTCTTGTTCTTCCTGACTTGCAAGCCGGCGCGCGTGGCCATCTCGAAGACCTCCCGCACGCCCTCCTTCGTCTTGGCCGAGCACTCCAGGTAGCCGAAGGCGTTGATCCTGTTGGCCATGTCCCTCCCCTCCTCCGGCTTCACGGGCTCCTAGGAATCACCGCAAGGGAGGCTCGGGAACGTCCCCGAAAGGGGGCAAGAGGCCAGGACGAGCCGGCGCTGGCGGTCCGtgccccgggcggcggggcggcgggcgcccggcgcgCAGCCCTACCTGCTTCATCTTGGCGAGCTCCCGCCGCGTGTGCTCGTCGTttcgcaggtccttcttgttgcCGACGAGGATGATGGGCACGTTGGGGCAGAAGTGCTTCACTTCGGGGGTCCACTTCTCGGGAATGTTCTCTGGGGAGAGAGCGCGCGCGGGCTCCGCTAAGCCCCGGGGCCCTCGGGCGCGCAGCACCCTCGCCAGCTGGCAGGCtgctgccccgcggccccccggcccctaCCTAGGCTGTCCGGGCTGTCGATGGAAAAGCACATGAGGATAACGTCCGTGTCTGGGTATGAGAGGGGCCGCAGCCGGTCGTAGTCTTCCTGGCCCGCCGTGTCCCAGAGGGCCAGCTCCACCTAGCAGGGAGACCCGGCTCAGCGGGAGCACCGCTGTTCCTACACCGTTCCTCGGGCTCCGGCACACGCGGGGCGGCCCCGTCCGCCAGGCACGCAGCCGCGGCAGGAGCGGGCACAGCCGTGCATCCGGCCACCCCGGCACTTCGGATGGGAACGGCTCCCGTGCTCGCCCGTGGCGACGGTTACCTGCTTTCCATCGACCTCGATGTCAGCGATGTAGTTCTCGAACACCGTCGGCACGTAGACCTCGGGGAACTGGTCCTTGCTGAACACGATCAGCAGACAGGTCTTTCCGCAGGCTCCGTCTCCCACAATCACCAGCTTCTTCCGGATGGCTGCCATGGCTGCAAAAGAGGAGCTTTGGGGCGGGGGGAACAGAGCAGACGCAACGCTCTGGGTTTTTCCCGATACCCCCAAGCCCCTAGCGCAACCGTCCAGCGGCATCACGAGACGACGGCACATCAGCCAACCTGGGCGCCAAGAGCCGGCGTCTCCAGCCCGGGCCGTTTCGGGGCCGAGGGTCTTTCCGGCGCTCCGTTACTCGTGCAATGAGCGGCTTGGCTTGGCTCGGCTCGCCGCCTCCGCTGCTGCACGCTCCTGGACGGCCCCGGTCAGAGGTGCTGCGGGAACAGGTTCGACCGGCCCCGCTCCACCTCCTTGTTGCACCCACCGCTGCAGAGCGTCACTTGTTCGTGGTGATCCACCCCAAAACGACGAACCTCTCCAACTTACCGAGACGCCTGTCTCTTGCCCCGTAATGCAGCTTGCATTCACGGCGCCCCCCGAACTCGCCAAGGGCACGCGGCTGCACTGCATCCCGGCGCGCAGAGGAGCCAGCCGGTGCCTCCGCACCGCAGCCGCTTCGCTCCCACCAgcacctgctgctgcctgctccgACACAGCGGGTGCAGCGGAGCGTCCGGAGCTGAGCGGAGCGGCTGCTGCACAAGCTGCCGGAGAACCACCCAGCCGGCCAGGCTCTGCCGGACCCAAGCCCTCGGGAAACCCGGGGACATGCGGAGAACCGATCCGCATTCCCCGCACCgcccctgccggccccgctgccacaACCCCCTCCCGCTTCGGGGCTTTTGCTACCCGACAGGCGAACCGGATTTTTTATGACCTGGGCGTCACTCCCCAAACCGGTTGGTTTTCGGATTATAAATTCCTCGGGGCAGACCCGGTGTCCTGGGTGGCgcccggcgctccgggctcgtAAACAACCCGATTGCGGGCAGGGAGGCTCCGGGCGCCCAGGacgagccgcggggccgggacggATCCTTGGGCGCACGACGCAGCGAGCTCCCCTCGGCACGGCACGCGGCACGGGTCCGTGCCTTCCTCCCGGCTGGGCCCGGCTGAAGCGCGACACCCGTTTCAGCCCTCGGACGGGTCGCGAGGAACCGTCCAGACGTGCGGTCGCGGCAGACAGGGGAAAAGGCTTGTCCGAACACGGGCCAGAGCCCCAGGTCTGGGCAGGGCACAAGCACATCGGCTCACGAGCCAAAACACCGGTGTTTTACTAACGCCACGGAGCCGTTAACAAAAACAAGCAGCTCGTGGGTGTAATGCGAGAAGAGCCGGGACGAAGGGCCCCGTCCAACCAGAGCCAGCGCTCCTCAACCAGGAGAGCCTCGCGGCGTCAAACACAGCcccacacaaaaaaggaaaatacatctATTTACTTAGATAGAAAATTCCTTTGCCCGCAGCAAACCGGGATTTGCCGCTTTGTTATTCCGCATCTGCGAGACTGCCAGAGGCGGCGAGGCAGCCTGGGAAGCGCCGCTATCTAATCGGCAGAACGCGGGGGGAGGCACATCCGCAGCGCGCGGATGAGCATCCACGGGGACAGACCGCCTCTTTGCAGGCGCAAAAACGAGACCTGCTGGTGCAGGCAGCAGGATCTCCGGTCCCAAATGCAAACAGCCGGAGGCGGCGGGGCACGCAGCACAGCGGCGAGCCCACACCGCGCCGGACACGGGAGCATGACAACTGCACCATGCCGGATGCGGGAACATGATGCCTGCACCGCACCGGACACGGGAGCGTGCTGCCCGCGCTGCACCGGGAGCCAGACGCTTCCCGGAGCTGTGGGACACTCGGCACTGACTCATCAGCACAGCGACTTTTCTCCCCTGCCCAGAATCTCAACACAACTCACTGCGTTACTCACTGGCGCGGCCAGAAATAGCAATCCGAGGTCGGTGTCCGGAGACGGGCGAGGCGGGAGCCTCCTGGCCGCCAGCAGCCCTCTGGGACCCTGGCAGGCCGGGGCCACAGGGACGCGGGACTGGCCGGGCACCTCGCTCCCTCCGGCACAGCCGGACCCGGCCGGTGTTCCTGCAGGGCAGGTTAGCTTCTCCCCGCAGGTGCCGCTTTGTCACCCGGGACGCGCGATGCAAAGGGCCCCGCTCCGCATCGACAGCTCCATCCCCGGACCGCGAGCTGGTGACTGACAGCGGCAAATCCAGGGGCAGTTCAAGGAGGGGAGCTCCACCGAAACTGCCAAATGGCTAAAGCAGCAGTCACCAACGCTGGATACGGAAATGCAGGTTGCAAAGCCTTAACCACCCAGTGCTTTAATAAACGCTGGGGGCCAAAATACTTTAACAAACTAACCCGGCACATGGAGCAACCGAGGTTTTCAGGAGCGAGCAGCATTTTAGGTGCCTAACTTGAGATTTCTTGTGCTTGTTCAGAAGAGCAAAGCCTCAACAGGCAGCCGAGAAATTGCAAAATGGAACAAAATTGCTCTCCTCTATTTTCCAAGCAGCTACTCTAAAGCCATCGCGGTAAAAATAGCAAGGGCTGCAGCATGGCCGTTACAGCGTGAGCCTCTCCCCGCTTCGTGACTCAAGATACGAAGTTCCTGCTGGGTAGGAAATGGGGAACTCCTCTGGAAACAGGATGCATCTTTCATCCAGTTTCTGTTACAGGATCTCAGGAAATGGCAGAGAATGACGTTAACGCTTTGAAGAAGGAATGAAACCAGGGACAGAAACCTTCCAGCCAAACTCTTTTGCCAGACTTGAGCTCCCTGTGCCAGCAGAAGAGTTTGGGGAATTTCTAATTTAGAACAAACTCTGTTCGTTGATAGTCCAGCCCTTCTGCTGGAGTTGTGACGCCACCTACCCGCAAAACCACCCGAATTTCCTTTGGCCGTGACCCTGGCCGCAGACGCAACCCCGGAGCGGGATAACTGGGGTCGTCGAGCTGCGCTGTGCCGCAAGGAGCCCCGCGGAGGCCGGGTCCTGCGCGCAGCCCCGGGCCCAGCAGACGTCCCGCTCCGAACAAAACCTCCTCTCCGAGGATTTGCACGGGATGGCAGAGCAAGGAGGAGGGTCAAGTCTTCCGACGCCGTTTCCACAGCAAGAATCCGATCTTGTGACGCCCTACGCAGCCAGACGAGCTGAAGCCGTGAATGCTTCCCGAGCGATCTTCTCGGCAAAAGGCGGGAGGGCAGACCTGGGGCTCGTGCTCATGCCTTTCCAGGACAGGTTTGCAGAGCCACCACAAAGCGTTTCGTTACAGGCTTGTCGGATTATCAGGAAATACCTCTCCTGTTGTGGCAGTTCTCCCATTGCTCCTCTAGGATCGAAGGTAGCGAGACATTCGGAACAACTGGTCCGACTCCATCGTCTAAAACAACGAGTTAACTCTGTCCCCAAAGCCATTTTGCAACGAGAAGTCAGACTGCTTTGATTTAACTTTTGTTTGGGAAGGAGCTGGGCTAACGTGACCCAAACCAGACTGAAGGCTAGAATAACTTGCACGGCATTTCACCAGATTCCCAAACCCCAAAACTCAGGCCTTTAGTCAAGCCAGCGCAACCTGTAATACAGACGAGACCTAAGAGAGCCCACAGCATCCAAAGAGCATGAAAGACAGCATGAAACCCTAGCAAGGAACACAGAAAATGTTTGCTAACCAGTGCAGCCAGGGACAAACCGTCTCCGCTTCTAAACATGGCTTTGTGCGCGCAAGGGACGGCTGCCACATCCCGAGGCACCGCCGGGCGAGTGCACATCGGGACGGCACGGGGAGAGGCGCGACGGCCGGGGCTGGCACGCGGCCGGGCAAACAACCGCGGCTTGCGGAGAGCCACAAATCAGTGCTGGAGCTGCCAGGGCCCCAGCTGCAACGGACCGGTGGAAGCAGGCAGGAAGGACTTCAGAAACGCAGCAGGAGGAGTAAACTCTCCCTTCACTCCCCAGCCACACAGACCTACAGCTCTAAAACTTGCATGGATTCCCAGCAGAAAGTCCCTTAATTCTACTGTTTTGCAGCAGAAATGGCTTTAGCTAGCATTACTTGCTGGCGTCGCCGGTGCAGTGAGAAAGAAAGTAAACTTCCAAATTAAAATCTAAAAGATAAACCCACTGAGGGGAATTTAATTTGCTGAGCTATCTAAATCATAGCAAAAGTAGTGCATGGCTTCCTGCAGATATCTCAGGTACGAGAGGAATTCTTAAACAGGAGCAGAAAAAAGTTCCAAAGACGTCTCGAAGGGAAGACAGCAATGCCGTGAAACACAAGGGAAACCGGAGCCTAAATTCTGCCATTACGAGCTCCTGGGCAGATCTCAGCTTCTAGACCAACAGTCACAGCGGTACGGGCTGTGGCAGAGCAAGCAACCGCAGTTTCACGTACACGCAGCTGCTGGGCaggccacgccacgccacgccgtGCATGTGTACGTGCTGCACGCGCCCAAGCCCACAGCCCTTACTCATGCGAGTAACCATTGCTCACGTTCGTGTCAGAGCCCTGCACCCAGGTACGAACCACACGAGGAGCAGCTCCCACCCGAACCCGCGCTGCCCTCCCGCACCCCTCCCTGCGGGCGTCCGCCTGCACGGCCCTATCTAATTGCATCAGTCTGCAGCGTCttttggaggggaggagagcaggcagaggggagctgcgcGGTGGCTTCAAGGCTCTCCCACGAGGATCTGCTGGTGTTCGCGAGCCCAGAGCTTCTCTGCCCTGCTTGCCATCGCTTCCAGAGTTACCAGGCACGCAGCACTAAGGATGAGGAAAGTGTCTTTATATATCTCCTGGGAAAGCTGCCCAAAACTGCTGCTTAAGGCCCAGGCCTGCCATATCCAAAGAACCAGTGACAATCAGAACAGGAGCTCAAACTCAACGCTCAACTCTGAGAGCTTACAAACTGTGTGATATGGTTTCGGCACGATTAGACAGGCTGAATTTTAGAGCACGCTCCGGCCAGTGGAAAGTGGAACGGTCCGGACAGCCCGGGAACAGGAGTGAACAGGCAGCTCGTGTCAAACCCAGAAGAACATCCACAAGCAAAGCAGAGAAAGGGACTTGGGACTGAAGGATTTTAAAGCCCAACAGGGCTTGAAGCAGGCGGCGTGGGAAAACACACGCTTGCTCTCACCGCTGCTAGGGAGAAACCCCAGAGCGGAAGGAATCGCCGCGTGTCCCAGCCCTCCCGGCCCCCCTTACGGCAGGGCCTGCCCCGCACCAGCTGGGGCCCCAGGGAGCATCGCCCCGTGCTTGCTTGGCAGTGGTGACGCTGCGTGTAAGTACCCAGCAATCCAACGTATGAGACAAACATAACCGGGAGCGAGGAGTCTTATTACAACTAATTTACATGTCTTTTGTGGCACGATGGCATCCAAAGAAGCGAAAGCCAGGTGATCACTCTTGAAGCAGTGAATAAACCTCATGTGTGCAAAACACCTCTTAAATTAAACTCACAGGGATGGCAGCTGTGGACTTTTTACATATCACTATGCTAAAGAGAAGCTAACTTTTTATATACAGTTGCTGAACCTATTGGCCTAcctgaagtgttttattttaataggACACACTGAAAATAATACGAGTGAAAAACGTGGCACACAGTGAGCGAGCAGCGAGGAAAACCCCCATCGGTACACCGAGGTGATAGAGTTCCCTCTTTCTTCCAATTTTCTACTCCATCTGGTACCTACATCATTTTGCCTCCTCCCTCAAGGAGGCCTGTGCTGCCGCCCTTACTTCTTTTTCCAAAGAGCATTATGCCAGCTTGTTATTTTACCTTCCCCCAAAGTAACAGCCCTCCCAGGCTCACAGCAACACAAGTATCTTGCTGAAAGCTTCAAATCACACACCAGGATCTCAGCAAACGCCTGCACTTGTGCAAGGCTTTACTGCCTTTGCCCCAGGGCCAATCAATAC from the Apteryx mantelli isolate bAptMan1 chromosome 25, bAptMan1.hap1, whole genome shotgun sequence genome contains:
- the RHOC gene encoding rho-related GTP-binding protein RhoC, giving the protein MAAIRKKLVIVGDGACGKTCLLIVFSKDQFPEVYVPTVFENYIADIEVDGKQVELALWDTAGQEDYDRLRPLSYPDTDVILMCFSIDSPDSLENIPEKWTPEVKHFCPNVPIILVGNKKDLRNDEHTRRELAKMKQEPVKPEEGRDMANRINAFGYLECSAKTKEGVREVFEMATRAGLQVRKNKKRKGCPLL